From the genome of Emys orbicularis isolate rEmyOrb1 chromosome 17, rEmyOrb1.hap1, whole genome shotgun sequence, one region includes:
- the LOC135891071 gene encoding protein ABHD15-like, whose product MLPWAGVLGFLLLLILLRVRVWVQKAKVPSSSGAQLVCKPSALAAYLESQCQALKGQCEVSWPWRALPSLQTLASLMGPLDSRVHFVRTYLQLSDEGLVALDWAVGPAQQERRQTSSPCSAPVLLLVPNSFGKVTRNISKLCHVALLHGYHPVVFNRRGQNGCPLSTTTLQPYGDPADLREAIQYIRSRCPGALLFAVGESTGAGLLFSYLGECGSSSLLTAAGCISPIFDPRGWFEAGCPWLWQQLLLMSQKVWLSRFATVLGEALPLDRFFGGQSLRELEEVLFCQAQTWDLYWERNDPLRDVDEVAVPVLCICSQDDPVCGAPRDTLPFELFETNPYFFLVLTQGGGHCGFFKDSLCGAFWSHEVLLEFFHTTVDFLLTEDKLKGQAKKRGARPVPKVTQSRSGCRQESCCPHNSPDIYRWQRSYTR is encoded by the exons ATGCTGCCATGGGCAGGGGTGCTGGGCTTCCTCCTGCTGCTCATCCTCCTGCGTGTCCGGGTTTGGGTTCAGAAAGCAAAAGTTCCCAGCAGCTCTGGGGCCCAGCTGGTCTGCAAGCCCTCTGCGCTGGCTGCCTACCTGGAGAGCCAGTGCCAGGCCTTGAAAGGCCAATGCGAAGTCAGCTGGCCATGGagggctctcccctccctgcagacACTAGCCAGCCTGATGGGGCCCCTGGACAGCAGGGTGCATTTTGTAAGGACCTATCTGCAGCTGAGTGATGAGGGGCTGGTGGCTCTGGACTGGGCAGTGGGGCCAGCacagcaggagaggaggcagaCATCCAGCCCCTGCAGCGCACCTGTCCTGCTGCTTGTCCCCAACTCCTTCGGGAAGGTGACCCGCAACATCAGCAAG CTATGTCACGTGGCACTCCTTCATGGCTACCATCCTGTTGTCTTTAACCGCCGTGGTCAGAATGGCTGCCCCCTAAGCACCACCACACTGCAGCCATATGGGGATCCTGCTGACCTGCGAGAAGCCATCCAGTACATCCGCTCCCGGTGCCCAGGGGCCCTGCTCtttgcagtgggggagagcactggggcagggctCCTGTTCTCCTACCTGGGAGAATGTGGTTCCTCTAGCCTCCTGACAGCTGCTGGCTGCATCTCCCCCATCTTTGACCCTCGGGGATGGTTTGAAGCTGGGTGCCCCTGGCTATGGCAGCAACTCTTGCTCATGTCCCAGAAGGTGTGGCTCAGCCG GTTTGCCACGGTGCTAGGGGAGGCTTTGCCCCTGGATCGTTTCTTTGGGGGCCAGTCACTGAGGGAGCTGGAGGAGGTTTTGTTCTGCCAGGCCCAGACCTGGGACTTGTACTGGGAGAGGAACGACCCCCTACGGGATGTGGACGAGGTGGCAGTACCAGTGCTGTGCATCTGCAGCCAGGACGACCCCGTGTGTGGGGCCCCCAGGGACACTCTGCCCTTCGAGCTGTTTGAGACAAACCCCTACTTCTTCCTAGTGCTCACCCAGGGAGGTGGACACTGTGGCTTCTTCAAGGATAGCCTGTGTGGTGCCTTCTGGAGCCATGAGGTGCTGCTGGAATTCTTCCACACCACTGTGGATTTCCTCCTCACAGAGGACAAACTGAAGGGCCAGGCCAAGAAGAGAGGGGCCAGGCCGGTGCCGAAGGTCACCCAGAGCAGAAGTGGCTGCAGGCAGGAGTCCTGCTGCCCCCACAATAGCCCTGACATTTACCGCTGGCAGCGCTCCTACACCCGCTGA